A genomic region of Phragmites australis chromosome 2, lpPhrAust1.1, whole genome shotgun sequence contains the following coding sequences:
- the LOC133908378 gene encoding uncharacterized protein LOC133908378 isoform X2, with translation MPPTPASSKKAARSRAGEEAKRSALVNSKESGEPDLQENTNPIHQGREKKKESSKKKERAKKRSSSVLDSTNDIINERKSEYNLDEPTMEEKLATLNLINEDNKRNDTEEQSLSMAPPSADSVHILLKQALRADDNVSLLTCLYNRDEKVILKSILLLTPADVVKLLKFFVLQIQSRGAVLVCLLPWLQSLLSQHMSSIVSQESSLSLLNSLYQLIDARTSTFESALQLSTTLDYLFSEIADDEADEEEATPTIVYEDKDTEEEESEVDAMETDGEAEELGDVTDASEHSDGSDIMSD, from the exons ATGCCGCCGACTCCCGCCTCATCGAAGAAGGCAGCGAGAAGCCGCGCTGGCGAAGAGGCGAAGCGATCTG CATTAGTAAATAGCAAGGAGTCTGGAGAACCTGATTTGCAGGAGAACACAAACCCCATTCAtcaaggaagagaaaagaaaaaagaaagttcaaagaaaaaagaaagagcaaagaagAGGTCATCATCTGTTTTGGATTCAACTAATG ACATAATCAATGAGCGAAAGTCAGAGTATAATCTTGACGAACCTACCATGGAGGAAAAACTAGCAACTCTGAATTTGATCAATGAAGATAACAAAAGGAATGATACTGAAGAGCAATCACTCTCTATGGCGCCACCAAGTGCAGATTCAGTCCATATTTTGCTGAAGCAAGCTCTGCGTGCTGATGATAACGTATCATTGCTAACTTGCTTGTACAATAGAGATGAAAAG GTTATTTTGAAGTCTATATTGCTCCTAACACCAGCTGATGTTGTGAAGCTTCTCAAGTTCTTTGTATTGCAAATACAATCTAG GGGTGCAGTATTGGTCTGTTTGCTCCCGTGGCTGCAAAGTTTACTTAGTCAACACATGAGCAGCATAGTGTCTCAGGAGTCTTCTCTCTCATTGCTCAACTCACTCTACCAG CTTATTGATGCAAGAACTTCAACATTCGAGTCAGCACTTCAACTCTCCACCACTCTAGATTACCTTTTCAGCGAG ATTGCTGATGATGAAGCTGATGAGGAGGAAGCAACTCCAACAATAGTTTATGAGGACAAGGACACTGAGGAGGAAGAGTCTGAAGTTGATGCTATGGAAACTGATGGGGAGGCTGAAGAGCTTGGGGATGTTACTGATGCCTCTGAGCATTCAGATGGAAGTGATATCATGAGCGACTGA
- the LOC133908378 gene encoding uncharacterized protein LOC133908378 isoform X1, translated as MPPTPASSKKAARSRAGEEAKRSALVNSKESGEPDLQENTNPIHQGREKKKESSKKKERAKKRSSSVLDSTNVSDIINERKSEYNLDEPTMEEKLATLNLINEDNKRNDTEEQSLSMAPPSADSVHILLKQALRADDNVSLLTCLYNRDEKVILKSILLLTPADVVKLLKFFVLQIQSRGAVLVCLLPWLQSLLSQHMSSIVSQESSLSLLNSLYQLIDARTSTFESALQLSTTLDYLFSEIADDEADEEEATPTIVYEDKDTEEEESEVDAMETDGEAEELGDVTDASEHSDGSDIMSD; from the exons ATGCCGCCGACTCCCGCCTCATCGAAGAAGGCAGCGAGAAGCCGCGCTGGCGAAGAGGCGAAGCGATCTG CATTAGTAAATAGCAAGGAGTCTGGAGAACCTGATTTGCAGGAGAACACAAACCCCATTCAtcaaggaagagaaaagaaaaaagaaagttcaaagaaaaaagaaagagcaaagaagAGGTCATCATCTGTTTTGGATTCAACTAATG TTTCAGACATAATCAATGAGCGAAAGTCAGAGTATAATCTTGACGAACCTACCATGGAGGAAAAACTAGCAACTCTGAATTTGATCAATGAAGATAACAAAAGGAATGATACTGAAGAGCAATCACTCTCTATGGCGCCACCAAGTGCAGATTCAGTCCATATTTTGCTGAAGCAAGCTCTGCGTGCTGATGATAACGTATCATTGCTAACTTGCTTGTACAATAGAGATGAAAAG GTTATTTTGAAGTCTATATTGCTCCTAACACCAGCTGATGTTGTGAAGCTTCTCAAGTTCTTTGTATTGCAAATACAATCTAG GGGTGCAGTATTGGTCTGTTTGCTCCCGTGGCTGCAAAGTTTACTTAGTCAACACATGAGCAGCATAGTGTCTCAGGAGTCTTCTCTCTCATTGCTCAACTCACTCTACCAG CTTATTGATGCAAGAACTTCAACATTCGAGTCAGCACTTCAACTCTCCACCACTCTAGATTACCTTTTCAGCGAG ATTGCTGATGATGAAGCTGATGAGGAGGAAGCAACTCCAACAATAGTTTATGAGGACAAGGACACTGAGGAGGAAGAGTCTGAAGTTGATGCTATGGAAACTGATGGGGAGGCTGAAGAGCTTGGGGATGTTACTGATGCCTCTGAGCATTCAGATGGAAGTGATATCATGAGCGACTGA